Below is a window of Prosthecochloris sp. GSB1 DNA.
TTCCATCAGGTCCTTCGCCATCGCGACCGGAACGGAACGCTCCATCCAGACAAAGCGCCCCTTGCGGCGAAGCTTGCGCAGGTAATGCCCCCTGCTCTTGCCGAAGTAGCGTGAAAAAACAGCCGCCACGGCCGACGGACTGCCCTCCTCGCGGATGAACTGTGGGTCGGCGAAAAACGAGACCTTGAGCACACTCTCGGCAAGCCGTTTTCCTGTCCGGTCGTAGATCACGCCCCGCTTGGCGGTTTCGACGACCTCCCGTTCGTACTGTCTCGAAGCGCGATCCTTGTATTTCTGAACATCCATTACCTGGATGTTCAGCAGCCTGAAAACGATGAGGGAGAGAAACATCGCGAACAGCAGCGCGACGACGCCCAGCCGCACGCCGAACTCCTTTCCGTGCGTCTTTTCCTGCTGCCGTTCTTCATGGCCCCTGTTCATGGTTTCGGCCCGCTTTTTTTCATTTGGCACTGATTTTCACGGCCGGCACGATGCTGGGCCGCAACCCCATCGTTTCAGCCTGACCGGAAATCCGGTGAATCGTATGCAGTTCCTGCAACTCGATATCGAGCGTGGTGTTGATGCTCTTGCTGATGCCGATCTTCTCGCGCAGCACTTCATTCTGGCGGGATAGTTCGTTGATCGTCAGGATATTGTTGATATAGAGCACGAGAAACACCGTCCCCGCGAAAAGGTAGACAAAAGTACGCAAGCGCAGTATGGAAGCAAAATCAAATCGGCGGCCCGCGCCGCGCTCTTCCTCCATCGCGGATGAATCAGTCGTTTCACGCTCGCCGCGCCCTTCGGCCATCGAGCCGCCTGGCGCCAGAGGACGAATCCTCAGCGCGGCGGCTTTCACGCTCACGAAAAACCTGCCTAGGAACCCCCTTTCGTCAACGATTCCATTCACCCTCTCCATCCTCCAGCTTCTTTTCAATTACCCGGAGCTTCGCGCTCCGCGCGCGGGAATTTTTCTTCACTTCTGTCTCGTCCGCCGTCACGGCGCGACGGGTTACCATCCTGAATGCGGCTTTTTTGAGCGGTTCCCTGAGGCCAACCCCCCTGGGCCCCCAGTCATCCTCGCAAAGGTCCCTGAAAAAGTGCTTCACCATCCGGTCCTCGAGGGAATGATAGCTGATAACGGCCATTCTCCCGAGTGACGAGAGACATCCGGCGCCGTCATCAAGGACATGTTCGAGGACCCCGAGTTCGTCGTTGACCGCGATCCGCAGCGCCTGAAACACCCGCGCAAGGCTTTTTAACTGCTGCTCGCCGCCTCCCGTGGCGCCCTTGACGATCTCGGCAAGTTCCTCCGTGGTTTCTATCGGCCCCCGCTCGCTGCGCTTTCCGCAGACGGCTGCGGCTATCCGCCGGCTTCGCCGCTCCTCACCGTAACGAAAAAAAATATCGGCCAGCGAACGCTCATCGGATGTATTGACGATATCGGCGGCGGTCAACCCGCTGCTGGAATCCATCCTCATGTCGAGAGGCCCCGGGCGGAGGTAGCTGAACCCCCTTGCTGGCGTATCGATCTGAAAGGAAGAAACACCCAGATCCAGAAGAATGCCGGAAACGGGCATCTCTTTCAACGCCCCCCGCCGAATCTCGCCGACGATATCGACGATATCGCTGAAATTACCCTTGACGAGGCGGATGTTTCTCTCGAATGTCCGAAGCGTTCGGGCAGCCTCGCGAAGCGCGCAATCGTCCTGGTCTATTCCGATCAGAAAAGAGTGTTCTTCGAGACCGGACTCACGAAGCGATGCAAGAAGCGCTCTCGAATGCCCGCCGCCGCCGAGTGTCCCATCGATGAAAATGCCCCCTCGCAGGGCGAGCAGCCTGACGACTTCCCGCACAAGGACTGGGAGATGGTAGCTCTCGTTTGTCATCGGCCATCCCGCATGAGGCCTTAAAAGTACCTGCCGGCAAGCACAGGGAAACGGGATCCGTTATCCCTCATGATCCTGGCGAGTTTTTCGGGAGACCAGAGGATCATCTTGGCGTTCGCGCCGATAACCGTAACCTCCCTGGAAATTTCAGCATGCCGCATGAAATCTTTCGGAAGGGCTATGCGGCCCTGACGATCCATTTCCACGCAATCGACGCTTTCATACATAAGGGTCTTGAGCATCCGCTCGTCGGGATTGAAATCCGAAAGCGCCGAAAGGCTTTTTTCCTTTTCCGCCCAGACGGCGGGTTCGTAAAGCTCCAGGGAACCGTCGATGGCTTTCATCACGTAAAGGATGCTTGCCGGATCTTCGGGCAAGGCGGCAGGCCTTTTTCCGCCGGAAAAAAAATCCAGGCGCTTCCTGAAACGGGCCGGAATCATCAATCGCCCCTTTTCATCTATCGAATGCTGTTCTTTTCCGATAAATCCGGCCATAAAACAGGAATTTTTTCCCACACTCCACCACTTTGCACCACTTAAAATGTAGGAAAAAGCATGCTGTAAAAAATAATGCGCTATGTTTAATTGTGAACGCCTGAAAACAGAACAACGAAGAAACGGTTTTCATGGGGATGGGCGCAAGGCACCGGGAAATTATAATAGACGCCTACAACCTGCTGCACAAGCTGCGGCCAGCAGGCTCCCGCGACTCGCTCCGGCACAGAAGGGAGGAGATGGAATCCCTCCTGCTCTCTTTCCGCCAGTCCTCCGGGCAAAAAATCACCCTGGTCTACGATGGAAGCCACAAACACGGCCCCTGCAGGGAAGCCGGAGATCTCGACAGGGTGTTCACCACGAGGAACCGCACAGCCGACGACTGGATTATCGGCTATCTGAAATCTTTGGGAAGAAACACCCAAATGTTTACTATTGTTAGCTCCGACCGCCTCATCCGCATGCACGCCACAGCGCTCGGCGCCTTGTGTATGCCGTCGGAAGTGTTTGCCGAAACGCTTCTCGGTCGTGAAGACTGGAATGTCCCGGCGCCGGCGGGTCGCGAACCTGAGGAAAAATGCGGCGGCAAGGCGCTCGGAGACAAGGAGATCGCCCGGTGGATGAAGACGTTCGGAACCTGAACGAAACCGCCCTCCTTCCGGGATGACCCAAACATACTGACAGGAACGACAGGGGAGATCTTCCCCGTTTATTCTAATTTATACTATACTATTCCGTACGGGAACCGTTTTCACTTACAAGATCCGAACCGCTATGTCCAACAGCACCGTCAACAGGGACGAAAACCGGCTTGAACTCGAGGCCTGGCGAAAAAAAATTGACGACATAGACAACCAGCTGTCGGCCCTGCTCTGCGAACGCCTCAACTGCGCCCAGAACATAAGCGCTCTCAAGCAGCGCATCGGTGAAGAGGTACTGCAACCCGCCAGGGAAAAAGAGGTGCTCGACAACGTGCTCAACCGCGCCGACACGGACCTGAAAGCCGGGGCCCTGGAAAAGATCTACCGTTGCATCATCGAGGAGACGAGGCTCTTCCAGCACGAATGGAAAAACGAGCGGCAACCGCTCTCATCGAGATAAGCCGCCGGAAAACAAATGCCAGAAAAAACTGCAACCCGGCCTCTCTCCTTTACCGTCGGCGTCGTTATTCTTCTCCTGATTTTTCTCGCGACATTTTTTTTCGTTCCGGGCTGGAACGTCAATCCCGAAGGGCTCGGTCAGAAAAAAATCGTCGTTCACCGTGGCGACGGGCTGCGACGTATCGTTCGCTCCATAAGGAAAACGGGCGGAGCGAGATACGAAACGCCTCTGCTCGTGACCGCCTATCTCTTTCCCGGGCTTCGCAACATCAAGCCGGGACGCTACACGATCCCTCCCGGTCATTCCAACTACTCGCTGCTCGCATACCTGCACGGACATCCGCAGGACGAGGAACGCATAACCATTCCCGAAGGACTTCGCAAGGAGCGAGTCGCGGCTATCGTTTCGTCGCGGCTCGACATCGACTCGCTGTCCTTCATGCGGGCGGCAACGGACAGCGCCCTGCTATCGAGCCTTGATCTGCAGGCGAACGGCATAGAGGGCTACCTGTTTCCCGGCACCTATAACTTCGCGTGGGCGAGCACGCCCGAAGAGGTCATCACCTTCCTCGTCGGCCGTTACAGGACTTTCCTTACAGACAGCCTGCGCGCGCTCGCAAGGAAACAAGGTCTCAACGAGCACGACATGCTGACGCTCGCCTCCATCGTCGAGGCCGAAACACCACTCGACGGAGAAAAACCCCTCATAGCCGGAGTCTATCTCAACCGGCTGAAAAAAAACATGCGCCTGCAGGCGGACCCGACGGTACAGTACGCACTGGGGGGGGCCAACCCGCGCCGCCTCCTCTACAAGGATCTTGCAATCGACTCACCCTACAACACCTACCGCCACGGGGGGCTTCCGCCCGGGCCAATCGGCAGCCCCGGAGCTCTTGCGATCCTGGCGGTGCTGAAGCCGGAGAAAACCTCCTACCTCTACTTCGTCGCTGACGGAAAGGGCGGGCATCGCTTCGCGCGAACGATTTCGGAGCACGCGTCAAACGTCCGGCAATACCGTCACGCCCGCCGAGAAGCGGAAGAAAAGGCTCGCCGGGCGGTGTCGCCCGGCCAATAACCGTAATTATGTATATTCCTGAAAACAGCTAACCGTCAACCAAATTCTCAACGAAGGAGCAATGCACAAGAAAACCTTGTCGGACATCACCTGTAAAGGCAACCGGGTATTAATGCGCGTGGACTTCAACGTCCCTCTCGACGATCAGGGAAACATCACCAACGACAAACGTATCGTGGAAGCACTTCCCTCGATCCGCAAGATTGTCGAATCCGGCGGTAGGCTGATCCTCATGTCGCACCTCGGCAGACCGAAAGGAAAGCCCGTGGCGGAACTTTCCCTCGCACCGGTCGCAAAGCGCCTGTCTGAACTGCTCGATACGCAGGTCGTCATGGCTGAGGACTGCATCGGGACGGGAGTGATGCAACAGGCGCTCGCCCTGCAGGACGGCGAGGTGATGCTGCTTGAAAACCTCCGGTTTCACCCGGAGGAAGAAAAGAACGACCCCGAGTTCGCAAAGGAACTCGCCTCGCTCGGCGAAGCCTATGTAAACGACGCTTTCGGCACGGCGCACCGTGCGCACGCCTCCACCGAAGGAATCTGCCACTTTGTTCAACCCTCGGTAGCCGGATTCCTTATCGAAAAGGAACTGAAATATCTCGGCCGGGCGCTGCAGAACCCTGAACGCCCTTTCGTGGCGATCCTCGGCGGGGCGAAGAT
It encodes the following:
- the rsmH gene encoding 16S rRNA (cytosine(1402)-N(4))-methyltransferase RsmH, with amino-acid sequence MTNESYHLPVLVREVVRLLALRGGIFIDGTLGGGGHSRALLASLRESGLEEHSFLIGIDQDDCALREAARTLRTFERNIRLVKGNFSDIVDIVGEIRRGALKEMPVSGILLDLGVSSFQIDTPARGFSYLRPGPLDMRMDSSSGLTAADIVNTSDERSLADIFFRYGEERRSRRIAAAVCGKRSERGPIETTEELAEIVKGATGGGEQQLKSLARVFQALRIAVNDELGVLEHVLDDGAGCLSSLGRMAVISYHSLEDRMVKHFFRDLCEDDWGPRGVGLREPLKKAAFRMVTRRAVTADETEVKKNSRARSAKLRVIEKKLEDGEGEWNR
- the mraZ gene encoding division/cell wall cluster transcriptional repressor MraZ, which gives rise to MAGFIGKEQHSIDEKGRLMIPARFRKRLDFFSGGKRPAALPEDPASILYVMKAIDGSLELYEPAVWAEKEKSLSALSDFNPDERMLKTLMYESVDCVEMDRQGRIALPKDFMRHAEISREVTVIGANAKMILWSPEKLARIMRDNGSRFPVLAGRYF
- a CDS encoding NYN domain-containing protein encodes the protein MGMGARHREIIIDAYNLLHKLRPAGSRDSLRHRREEMESLLLSFRQSSGQKITLVYDGSHKHGPCREAGDLDRVFTTRNRTADDWIIGYLKSLGRNTQMFTIVSSDRLIRMHATALGALCMPSEVFAETLLGREDWNVPAPAGREPEEKCGGKALGDKEIARWMKTFGT
- a CDS encoding chorismate mutase, with protein sequence MSNSTVNRDENRLELEAWRKKIDDIDNQLSALLCERLNCAQNISALKQRIGEEVLQPAREKEVLDNVLNRADTDLKAGALEKIYRCIIEETRLFQHEWKNERQPLSSR
- the mltG gene encoding endolytic transglycosylase MltG, translated to MPEKTATRPLSFTVGVVILLLIFLATFFFVPGWNVNPEGLGQKKIVVHRGDGLRRIVRSIRKTGGARYETPLLVTAYLFPGLRNIKPGRYTIPPGHSNYSLLAYLHGHPQDEERITIPEGLRKERVAAIVSSRLDIDSLSFMRAATDSALLSSLDLQANGIEGYLFPGTYNFAWASTPEEVITFLVGRYRTFLTDSLRALARKQGLNEHDMLTLASIVEAETPLDGEKPLIAGVYLNRLKKNMRLQADPTVQYALGGANPRRLLYKDLAIDSPYNTYRHGGLPPGPIGSPGALAILAVLKPEKTSYLYFVADGKGGHRFARTISEHASNVRQYRHARREAEEKARRAVSPGQ
- a CDS encoding phosphoglycerate kinase, whose protein sequence is MHKKTLSDITCKGNRVLMRVDFNVPLDDQGNITNDKRIVEALPSIRKIVESGGRLILMSHLGRPKGKPVAELSLAPVAKRLSELLDTQVVMAEDCIGTGVMQQALALQDGEVMLLENLRFHPEEEKNDPEFAKELASLGEAYVNDAFGTAHRAHASTEGICHFVQPSVAGFLIEKELKYLGRALQNPERPFVAILGGAKISGKIDVLENLFGKVDAVLVGGAMIFTFFRAMGYDTGKSLVEEDKLELASRLLKKAEDNNIRLLLPTDVVAATEFSAEAETRTVDVASIPGDMMGLDIGPKTIDLYSREILQAKTVVWNGPMGVFELEPFAKGTIAIARALADATAKGAISVVGGGDSAAAVMQAGLASGITHISTGGGASLEFLEGKKLPGISALND